The genome window CAATTAGAAAAGTCTATTTTAGAAATGTTAGAACCAATATTTGGTACAGGAAAAGTAAAGGCTACAGTAAATGCTGATTTAAGTTTTGATACAGCTGAAAAAACTGAAATAAAGATTGACCCTGATAAAGTTGCAATAAAGGAGACAAGGTCGAAAAATTCATCTAAATCTGCTACAAATAATGTTCAAGGTGTAGATGCTAACATGAACAACCAAGGAAATAACAATGGTACTAATACAGAAGATAGTTTAGATGAGAGTTTTGAGTATGAAACAGGTAAGATTGAAACTCATACTATAGTTGCGCCTGGAGAACTTAAAAGATTGACAGCTTCTGTCGCTATAGATGGAAAAATAGCTAAAGGTGTTCAAGCTGATGTAGAGGATATTGTTAATAATGCTATAGGTATGGATGGAGCGAGGGGAGATACTCTTAGTGTTGTTTCAATGGTATTTGACCCTGAAGGGAAGAAAGAAGCTAAACAAGAGCTAGAAGATATTAAAAAAGAAGGATTTAAAAAGAATATAATAAAAGCAGTTATTGGAGTAGTAGCAGTAGTAGCAGTTGGTGCTATTGGATACTTAATATATAAGAAGAGAAGTGAACAAGAAGATATGGATTATGAAGATGAAGATTATAGCCCTAAATCTGATTCTATTGATAGGAAAGATAATCCTCTATTAGGAGATGATCCAGAACTGACATTAGAGGAAGCTGTTAAAATGTATGCAGAAGAAAAGCCAGACCAAGTAACAGAGATAATAAAAACTTGGTTAAATGAGTAAGGGGGATAGAAAGTGTCCACGGAAATTACAAATGTTAATGCGTTTGACTTAAGTGATATAAGTGAAAGTGATAAGAATGAAAAGATAGAAGGTGAGGGTTTAAAAAAAGCTGCTGTACTATTAATGACATTAGGCCCAAGTGTGTCTAGTGATATAATAAAAAGCCTGCCTGATAAACAAGTTCAAAAAATAGGTTTGGAAATTGCAAATATTTCTTCAATAGCTTCAAAAGAAAGAAGAGAAATCTTAAAAGAGTTTGTAGAAATAAATAGAGCAAAAGATTATGTTATAGAAGGTGGGCTTGAATATGCAAGAGAGCTGTTAAGTAATGCTTTGGGAAACGCTAAAGCAAATAAATTACTTGAAGGTATATCAATAAATACGAGTACAAAGCCTTTTAAACATATTATAAAACTAGATGTAAAGAAGATATTAGAAATAATTAGAAATGAAAGTGCACAGACTATAGCCATTTTACTTGCACATATGGAACCTGAAAATGGGGCAGAGGTTTTAGCATATTTAGATCTTGATTTACAAAATGAGGTAGCTATGAGAATAAGTTCAATGGGTTCAATATCTCCAGAAGTGATAAAAGTAATTGAACATTCATTAGAAGCTAAATTACATTCAATGGGTAGTGATGATTTTAAGGATTATGGAGGGGTATCTACTTTAGTACAAATATTGATTAACTCTGATAGAAAAACAGAAAAGAATATTTTGAGAACTATTGAAGAAAAAGACCCAGCTTTAGCAGCACAAATTAAATCTCATATATTTATCTTTGAAGATATTGTCAAGCTGGATGATATAAGTATACAAAAAGTGCTAAAAGAAGTAACTATGAAAGATTTAGTATATGCCTTAAAAGGTGTGGATGATGCGATTTCAGATGCTATATATAGAAATCAATCTTCTAGGGCAGCAGATGCACTTAAAGAAGAGATGGAAATGGTTGGTGTTATAAAGGTTACACAGATTGAGGCTGCTCAACAAAAGATAGTAAATAGCGTAAGAAAACTTGAAAAAGAAGGTGCCATAACTATTGTAAGGAATTTTGGTGATGACTTTGTTGAATAATAAAATTATTAAAAGTAAAAAAGCATCGTATAAAGGAGTACTAGATTTAACCATAATAGATAAAGTTAGAGTGGGAGAATCAAACGTAAACAAAGATAATGACTGTAGATTTAGAGATGAGGTAATAAAAGAAGCTATAGAATCTGCTGAGATAAAAAAGAATGAGATATTAGAAGAAGCAAGAATAAATGCACAAAATATAGAAAAACAAGCGTATGAAAAAGGGTATAGTCAAGGTCAAAAAAATGGATATGAGGATGGATATAAAGAGTCATACAATGAATATACCCAAAAAGCTAAAGATGAAGCAGATTTTATAAAAAATCAGGCAAATTTAATCTTATTACAAGCTAATGAGAAGATGACTGATTACATAAAAGAGAAAAATAAAGAGATTATAAGACTTGCTATTAATATAGCTAGTTCTGTTCTAAAAAAGCACTTTGAAGATGAAGAATCTATGAGTGATTTATTAAAGCAAATCATTCAAGATTATGAAGGGAGTAGTTCATTCATAGTAAGATGTAATTCTTTCTATAAAGATAATATAGAGAAAGAATTTGAATTATTCAAAGAAGAAACATCATTAAAGTCAAGTGTATTTGTTATTGCAGATGATAGTATAGATAAAGGAAATGCTATCATCCAAAAGGAAAATGGAAGAATAATAGTTGGTATCGATTGTGCTATGGAAAAACTAAAAGAAGAATTGCTTGGTGAATAAAGTATGTATAAAACTGATATATATATAGACTTTGATAAAATAAATAAGAAAATAGAAAATTTAGAACTCACTATATCAGAAGGTAGAGTTAAAAAGATAATAGGGCTTACTGTAGAAGTTGAAGGGATAAAAGCTTTTGTTGGGGAGCTATGTGTTATATATAATCAAGTTAATAAACCGGTGAATTGTGAAGTAGTGGGTTTTAAAGATAAAGAAGTCATATTAATGGCGTTGGGAGAATTAACATTGATAGCGCCTGGTTGTAAAGTTATTTCTAAGGGGATACCTTTAAGTGTTATGTGTAGTGATAATTTACTAGGTAAAGTACTTGATGGTCTTGGAAATCCTATAGACAACTCAGACGTTGTTTTAGGAGATAGATACAACTTGAACAATGAACCTCCTGACCCAATGAAGAGAAAAAAGATACGAAATATAATGGAAACAGGTGTAAGAGCAATAGATGCATTTACTACTTGTGGTGAAGGGCAGAGAATAGGCATATTTGCAGGAAGTGGAGTAGGTAAGAGTACGACTCTAGGTATGATTGCTAGAAATGCAAAAGCAGATGTAAATGTAATTGCCCTTATTGGAGAAAGAGGGAGAGAAGTACTAGATTTTATTGATAAAGATTTAGGTGAAGAGGGAATGAAAAAATCTGTTGTTGTATGTGCAACATCAGATAAAGCCCCTTTGGTTAGGTTAAAAGGTGCTCTTACTGCTACTGCAATAGCAGAGTATTTTAGAGACCAGGATAAAAAAGTAATACTTATGATGGATTCAGTAACTAGATTTGCTATGGCACAAAGAGAAGTTGGTATAGCAATAGGAGAGCCACCAGCTCAAAAAGGATATACACCATCTGTATTTGCCATTTTGCCAAAACTTATGGAGAGAACCGGGACATCAGATAAAGGTTCTATAACTGCATTTTATACAGTACTAGTTGATGGAGATGACTTTAATGAGCCAATAGCAGATACCACAAGAGGGATACTTGATGGTCATATAGTTTTATCTAGAGATTTGGCAAATAAGAATCATTATCCGTCTATAGATGTATTGAATAGTTTAAGTAGGCTTATGAATGAGATTGCCTCAAAAGAAGATATAAAAATAGCATCACTTGCAAGAGATATGCTTGCTGAGTATAGAGAAGCAGAAGATTTGATAAATATAGGTGCATATGCTTCAGGTACAAATAAAAAAATAGATGAGGCAATTTATTATCATGAGCATATTATTAATTTTTTAAAACAAGGGATAAATGAAAAGAGTTCTTTTAATGAAACTATAAGTAGTTTGAGAAGCATCTTTGAATAAATAATTTAAAAAAATATTTGAATAGGTTGTGATGGAATTGGATAAAAATTTTAAGTTTAGATTACAGAAAGTTTTAGACTTAAAAATGAAAGACGAAGAAGAGATAAAAATGGAATTTGCTAAGATTCAACAAAAAAAAATAGATATAGAGACTAATTTAGAAAACTTAGAAAGTAATTATAGCAAATATTCTATAAGTAAAAATAACGATAGTATTCAAAATCAAAAAATAACTATTAACTATTTGTTAGCTTTAAATAACTCTATAATGGATTTATCAGAGGAGTTGGATAAGTCAACAAATGAACTTGAAAAAGCTAGAAAGCAGCTTATAGACAAACAGATAGAAAGAAAATCATTAGAAAAATTAAAAGAAAAAAAGTATGGACAGTACTATAAAGAAGCAAATTTAAAAGAACAAAACACTAATGATGAGTTTGCAAGTATGAGTTATTTGAGAAATAGACAAGTTCTATAAGAATGGTAGGAAGTGAGGATATTATTGTATGAAGATACAAGCAGATTCTTATAATATTATTAAAGATATTGGGGATAAAAAAAGTTCATCTAAGAATAAAAATATAAAAAATAATAAATTTGAAGATAATCTATATAAGGCAACAGACAATAAAAACGTTAAAGATAGAAGAGAAACAAGCAAGCAAAATGTCAGTTCAAATAAACCGGAAAATAGTGATAATGAATGTCATTTAGATGAAGATAAAAGTAATCACTTAGAGGATGAAAGTACATATGAAAAAGATTGCAGTAAGAATAATGATATTTTACAACAATTATTGAATCTTTTAAAAAATAATGATAAAAAAGATAAAGATATAAACTCTATATTGGATAATATAGAAAAACTAAACATATCAGATGAATTAAAACAAGAACTTAAACTTTATAAGAATATATTGAATAAGATTGCAAATCAAAATTCAGAGCTAAATAAGGCTAATATGAATAATTCTGATGACATGCAAAATTTAGACATAATGAAGTTGAGAGAACTTTTAGATAATAATGCTAACGAAAATTTTGAAGTAATTAGTAAAACTACAGAAAATGATACTAAAAGTATAGATTTGTATAATTTTGATAGCAATAGAATGGACAATCTTAACTCAAATAAGCAAAGAGATGATAGTTCTAATATTTTGGAAAAACTAGCAGGAGTCAATGGAAATAAGAGCGGGAATTTTGGTCAAGCAATAAATAAAAGTGTTGATATTAATAAAATTAAAAATGATAATGTCAATTTAAAACAGATAGAATCAAATGTAATGGACGATTCTATAAGAGCCATTAAACATATGAAAACAAATGATATACAAGAATTGACAATTAAATTAAGACCAAAAGAATTAGGAGATATGAACATACAATTGCTAAAAGATGGTGAAAGTATGAGAGCTGTTGTGACTGTTTTCAACAAAGATGTATTTGACTCTATAAATAAGAATATAACAGATTTAAAGCAACACCTTGAACTTACAAATGTAAATATAAAGGATGTATCAGTGCAAATGCATAGTGATAATAGAAGTACATCTGATACTTTTGATAAAGCATTTGAACAACAGAATAGACAAAATAAGCAAGAAAATATGAATAAGCAAGGTACAAATAATAAGCATAACAATATCGTTATAGAAGATGAGATTAAAGAAAATATTATTGATGATGATAGAGTAGATTTATTAGCTTAAGTAAGGAGGAAATATTGTATGTACGGAGTAGCAACAGCATTCGCAGGTACTCAAGGAAACTATAGGTCAAATAACTTAAGTCAACTTGAAAGAAATATTAATGATATTGCTAATAAACAAGTTAGAAGTAAAGGGAATCAGACAGTAACAGATAATGGGACTCCAATTATTGGACAAGGTGATGATGCTGATAAAGACTTGTTTATGAAGATACTTGTAGCACAGATGGGTAATCAAGACCCAATGAATCCACAAGACCCAACAGAGTATGTATCACAATTAGCACAGTTTGCAACTTTAGAAAAGATGTCAGCTATAAATGATAAGCTAGATGTACTTTTAGCCTTAAGTAACTCCACTCTAATAAACTCCACTTTGAGTATGGCAACATCACTAATTGGCAAAGAAGTAGAAGTATCTGGAGAAGAGGAAGAAGATGAAAACATTGTAGGTGTAGTAAAGTCTACATACATAAAAGATGGAGAGGTACACTTAGAATTAAAGGTAGATGGAAATGATGAAACTGTAGATGTTAAATATGAAAAATTACTTAAAATAGGAGAAGTAAACACAACTTCAGATGAAGAAGAAAGTTCTCCAGAAGAAGCATAATATTAAACTAGAAAAGAGGTATATTTATGATAAAAGCAATGTATTCAGGTGTAAGTGGCATGAAAGCAAATCAAACAAAGCTAGATGTAATAGGTAACAATGTAGCAAATGCAGGGACTACTTCTTTTAAGAAAAGTTCTGCTAGAATATCAGATTCATTTTATCAAACTATGCTATATGCAAGTGCCCCAACAGCTGCATTAGGGGGAACAAACTTAGGACAAGTAGGTGTAGGTAGTAAGATATCAAGCATAAATAAAGACATGACACAAGGAAATGTACAAGCAACTAATAGACGATCAGATTTAATGATAGATGGAGATGGGTATTTTCCAGTGGTAAGGCAAGGTACAGTTATGTATACAAGAGATGGGTCTTTTAACTTAGATACAGGATTTACAGCAAAAGATGGTGCTTTGAAGGATATTAAGGGTGGAAGACTTACAAATGGTGAGGGGTATATGTTACAAGGTGAGATTTATGATGGTAAGTATGATGATGCTACAGGTAACTTTACTCCGGTTGGTGATGCAAAAGGAAAAGAACCTATTGTAATACCACTTCAAAATATAGCTCCAGATGGTACTGTTCAAAACGTCTTAGAATACACTATCTCGAAAGATGGTACTGTAGAGTTTTTATTAAGTAATGGTCAGAGAACTCAGTTTATATATGAAGTTCCTGATGATGCTAAAGTAGGAGATAAACCTGGAACAGATACATCAAAAGGAACTATTCAAAAAGTACAAATATATGCATTCCAAAATCCAGCAGGGTTAGATGCAGCTGGAGGAAACTTATTCAAACCGTCAGCAAACTCAGGAGACCCACAAATAGCAGGAGCTACAGGAACAATAGTACAAGGAGCTATAGAAGCTTCAAATGTAGATATAGCAGAAGAATTTACAGAAATGATAATAGCAAGTAGGTCTTTCCAAGCAAACAGTAAAGTAATATCGACGTCAGATGAGATACTTCAAGAAATAATAAATCTTAAGAGATAGTAGGTACATATTATGATAAGAGTAACAGATTTAAACGGAAGAAGCTACATATTAAATTCAGATCTTATTGTGAGAATTGACTCTGTGCCAGAAAGTAGAATCCTCCTTACAACAGGAGAAAAAAATCTTGTAAAAGAGTCAGTAGATGAGATAGTAGATAAAGTAATAAAATATAAAAGAAAAATAAATGTAGGTTATATTAGGAGCGAAAAATAATGAAAAAAACAGATTCACTGACATTTATTGGACTAATATTATCTACAGTATTAGTTCTAGTTGGTGCCGCAAAAGGAAGTAGTTCAGGTTTAAAGAATTTTTATGATTTTTCATCAATATTAATTACAGTGCTTGGGTCATTTGGAGCGCTAATGATTACATTTACTATAGATGATATAAAACTTATGAAAAATGCATTACAGTACTCATTTAAAACAATGAGTATATCAAAATTAGATTTATTGGAACAATTTAAAACACTTTCTAAAAAAGCTAGAAAAGAAGGTCTTTTATCAATAGAAAACGATGTAATGGAAATAGAAGACCCATTTATGAAGAAAGGATTAGAGTTATGTATTGATGGTCTGGAAATCAATGAGATAAGGTCCATCTTAGAACTAGAAATAGACTCTGTTGAAGATACAAATAACAGATACTCTAAACTATTTAAAACTTGGGGTACTTTTGCACCTGCATTTGGGATGTTGGGTACGCTAATAGGTCTTATACAAATGCTAGCTGACCTTACATCTCCAGATTTAATAGCATCTGGTATGGGAAAGGCATTAATTACGACATTTTATGGTTCTTTACTTGCCAATATCGCTTTAAACCCAATTGCATATAATATAGATGCAAAGAGCGAAAAAGAAATTTACGTAAAGGAAATGATGCTAGAAGGCATAATAAGCATACAATCTGGAGAAAGCAGTATAGTAGTTGAGGAGCGTTTAGCAACATACCTTTCAAGCAACGAGAGACTAGAAATTATGACATCCAATAAAAATACAGAAAGAGCAATGAGCAATGGCGCGTAAAAAAAATAAGAAAAAGGATGAGATAAATCCAGATGCATGGTTAGCTACTTATTCAGATACAATAACACTAATTCTTACATTTTTCGTATTATTGTATGCAACATCAGTTGTAGATATGGAAAAATTCAAAAATATAGCAGATGCGTTAAAAGGTCAATTTTCTGGGATGAGTATGTTTAGTACAGGTTCAAGTACAAGTGAAAAATCTCCAATAGATAGTGTTTTGGTAGATAAAAATGATAAGTCAAATTTAGAACAGGATTTAAAAGATAAGGTTAATAATTCTAACTTACAAAATAGTGTAACAGTTAAAGATGATAGTAGAGGGGTTTTACTAGAGCTAGATGATTCAATTTTATTTGACTCTGGGATTTCTGAGTTAAAAGTCAATAGTAAAGCTACTCTCAATAAAGTATATGACATGATAAAAATGATGAAAAATAAGATAGTTATAGAAGGCCATACTGATAATGTACCTGTAAAATCAAGTACACATGAATCCAATTGGGATTTATCTTCTAGTAGAGCAGTAAGTGTTGTAAGATACTTTGTAGAAGAAAAGGGCATGGACCCTAAGCTATTTTCGGCAACAGGATGTGGAGAGTATCAACCTTTGGTATCAAATGAAACAGCAAAGGGAAGAGCTGAGAATAGAAGAGTTAATATACTTATAACTATTGACTAGGAGGAAGAGGTTTGTTCAAAAATAAAAAAATTATTATAATTATTTTGATACTGATTATTCTCTCAGCAGGAGCAGGGTTTTTTATATTAGGTGAAGGTGGAAATAAACAAGTTAACAAGATTATGAGTTTGTTTATTCCAACAGGAAAAGTTAAAGATGAAGTAAAGACAGAAAATCTTGACTTAGAAGAAATGATACTTAAACTAGCTGATGAAGGTGTAAGATATCTAAAAGTATCAATAACTGTATCTTATGATTCTTCATATAAAGATATAGAAAAAAATACACCTTTAATTAGGGATAATATCATAAATTGCTTTATGGCAAAAAGAGCAGATGATTTTACTGCTGAAAATTTAAATAACATAAAAGAAGAAATAAAAAATATATTAAATACACGCCTAGGTGAAAATGTAATTCAAAGTATATATTTCACAAATATAGTAGTGCAATAAAAGGATGGTAAGACATGGTACTTTATTTATTAAAGATATTAATATGTATCCCAATAATTTTAATATTGATAGTCTTATCTTTAAAAATTAGCCAAGGAACTTTATTAAAAAAATACAATGATAAGTATGTAAAAATATTAGATATTGTAAGTATAAGTAAAAACAATAGCATAATAATTTTAAAAATGGGTGAAGAAGGATGCATTATGGCATCTTCTTCCTCTAGTATGAATAAAATAAAAGACTTAACCAAAGAAGAAATATCAAAAATAGAAGACGACATTAAAGAAAGAAATTTTAAAATTCAAGATTTTAAAATGGAAAGAATCAAAATGAAATATGATTTCAGTAGATATATTGGAAAATTTACAAAAAAGGAAGATAAGTAAATGGAACTATTATCAGAATTACCTTTGGCTGATGTACCATATACAAGTTCAATGCAATTGTTTTTATTTCTAACTGCATTAATGTTTTTACCATTTGTAATGTTCATGATGACAAGCTTTGTCAGAATAGTTATAAGTTTATCGTTTTTAAAATCAGCATTAGGAGCACAGCAAGCAATTCCAAGTCAAATTTTGGTAGGGCTTGCAATAGTATTGACAATATTTATAATGAGACCAGTATTAAATGAGATAAACGAAAAGGCATTACAACCATATATGAAAGAAGAAGTCACTATGGAAGAAGCTATGAAGGAAGCAGAAGGACCTATTAAAGAGTTTTTATTAAAGCAAACTAGACAGACAGACTTAGATTTATTTGTAGAGCAAGCTGGTTTAAAAGAAAAGAAACTAACTCGTGAAAATATACCATTATCTGTTGTAGTTCCAGCATTTGCTATAAGTGAACTAAAAACTGCTTTTCAAATAGGATTTTTAATATATATACCATTTTTGATAATAGACCTTGTTGTGGCAAGTGTTTTGATGTCTATGGGTATGTTTATGTTGCCTCCAGTCATGATATCATTACCATTTAAGTTATTATTATTTGTAATGGTAGATGGATGGAACTTGATAGTAAAAACATTGATATTGGGGTTTAGATAGGAGAAAAATAGCATGAGTGAATTTATGATAATGAGTGTTCTTAAAAATGGTATGTTTACAGGGGCTATGATTGCAGCTCCAGTACTCATTGTTTCTCTTGTAGTTGGGCTTTTAATAAGCGTGTTTCAAGCTACAACTCAAATTCAAGAGCAAACATTGACATTTGTACCAAAGCTAATAGCAATTCTCTTAGTAGTAGCTATCGGTGGAAGCTGGATGTTACATACTCTTACTGGCTTTACTTCTGAGATATTCAATATGATATCTCTTATAACTAAATAAGTAGGATATATATGATTTTTGTATTTATTAGAATAGTAGCATTCTTTGGAACACTAAGAATACTATTTCCAGCTGGAACACCTGCTTTATTTAAGTCACTCTTTGCAATCATTATATCAATATTGATTTCAAGTACTATGCAAATTGAATATGCAACAAATATAGACAACATTATATTGTTTACGTTATATGGTATAAACGAGACTATAACAGGGATTATACTTGGATATATAACCAATCTATGTTTTTATAGTATCAGAATGGCAGGTTCTATGATGGACCAACAGATGGGATTATCAATGATTAATATGTTTGACCCAAACTCACTAACTCAAACGACTTTAATTGATAATCTTATGAACTGGACAGCACTTATGATATTTTTTAGCATGGATGGTCATCATGTTTTAATTCGAGGTATAAGGTATAGTTTTGAGTTAATTCCAATAGGAAAATCATTTGTAGATAATAATATAGATTATATAATAAACATATTTGTACAGTGCTTTTTAACTGGATTTAAAATAGCAATACCTATTGTACTTTGTCTACTTATGGCAGATTTTATCTTAGGGCTTATATCGAGAAGTGTGCCTCAACTAAATGTAATGATAGT of Clostridioides sp. ES-S-0054-01 contains these proteins:
- the fliP gene encoding flagellar type III secretion system pore protein FliP (The bacterial flagellar biogenesis protein FliP forms a type III secretion system (T3SS)-type pore required for flagellar assembly.), which translates into the protein MELLSELPLADVPYTSSMQLFLFLTALMFLPFVMFMMTSFVRIVISLSFLKSALGAQQAIPSQILVGLAIVLTIFIMRPVLNEINEKALQPYMKEEVTMEEAMKEAEGPIKEFLLKQTRQTDLDLFVEQAGLKEKKLTRENIPLSVVVPAFAISELKTAFQIGFLIYIPFLIIDLVVASVLMSMGMFMLPPVMISLPFKLLLFVMVDGWNLIVKTLILGFR
- the fliQ gene encoding flagellar biosynthesis protein FliQ gives rise to the protein MSEFMIMSVLKNGMFTGAMIAAPVLIVSLVVGLLISVFQATTQIQEQTLTFVPKLIAILLVVAIGGSWMLHTLTGFTSEIFNMISLITK